A window of the Fibrobacter sp. UWH4 genome harbors these coding sequences:
- a CDS encoding TonB-dependent receptor: protein MKHIFAYKLTTLVLVMVAIASVAARAQESTNGENTESTEEITNFDDVFGEETSTNESALAEQSAAKSGSSGVTVLDEMGIEGEGINEAAPVDKKTKAESVKVMDATELQGSSATIADATNRSSGVKIRQSGGMGSESKINIRGMEGKNVKVLVDGVPVDNGNGNFSVNDIPIDKIDRIEIYKSYVPERFATDGMGGVINIVTHDLPKSSITGSYSFGSFNTHKASLDAKYVWVTDSAKNRAIATGLSAYYNYSDNDYEFTTPYMDTTVTRDHDRYYSYNVLPYVSFEKYFFDKATLGVIYNAMDKEIQSNSHRIEEANANAQSYGVNLSLEKANLFVKGLSAALSFSYAFGKEAVIDTSHTYYYGWDKENVREANTAFGEISMGGASHIERENQTIVAPWNFDYAFTQNHILTWSGLYRYESQDPEDKRVAKGQALNSAGFPGHSHSVVTGLSLENNFWNERIQNVAGVKGYYYSIKADDDGEKRIQQLTDDYAENRDFGYSENLRVKLIDNLSVVEQFAVKGGYQHSLRFPTREEIFGDGMYVQCSPNLKPEKSDNFTAGAELDMRQIPLLLKLHLEFNWFYMLMEDRIYWNNYASVPRPYYNSVGTKTTGFEIDAAVDVNEYISFSYNLTRQEAESREADLAYGIAKGLTVPNIPTLYMNFGAEFHVGDLLYRDDFFKLYWLANYTDEYYYSWKVSKRQDRTIPSSFTQDLGVEYSIFANMLSWNFEVRNFMDVRVYDKYGESKPGRAFATKVKFTL from the coding sequence ATGAAACACATTTTTGCATACAAATTGACAACTCTCGTGTTGGTAATGGTCGCGATTGCCTCTGTGGCCGCGCGTGCGCAGGAATCGACGAACGGTGAAAACACCGAATCTACCGAAGAAATTACGAATTTTGACGATGTTTTTGGCGAGGAAACCTCCACAAACGAAAGCGCTCTGGCAGAACAGTCCGCAGCGAAATCGGGCTCGTCCGGCGTAACGGTCCTCGACGAAATGGGAATCGAGGGCGAAGGAATCAATGAGGCTGCCCCGGTCGATAAGAAAACCAAGGCCGAATCGGTCAAGGTGATGGATGCCACGGAACTGCAAGGCTCCAGTGCCACCATCGCGGACGCCACGAACCGCTCTTCGGGCGTGAAAATCCGCCAGTCGGGCGGCATGGGCAGCGAAAGCAAAATCAACATCCGCGGCATGGAAGGCAAGAACGTGAAGGTGCTTGTCGATGGAGTCCCAGTCGATAACGGCAACGGGAATTTCTCCGTCAACGATATTCCCATCGATAAGATTGACCGCATCGAAATCTACAAGAGCTATGTGCCCGAACGCTTTGCGACCGACGGCATGGGCGGTGTCATCAACATCGTGACGCATGACTTGCCCAAGAGTTCCATTACGGGCTCTTACAGCTTCGGAAGTTTCAATACGCACAAGGCCTCCCTCGACGCAAAATATGTGTGGGTAACCGATTCTGCCAAGAACCGCGCTATCGCCACCGGACTTTCGGCCTATTACAACTATTCCGATAATGATTACGAATTCACTACTCCTTACATGGATACGACCGTAACGCGTGATCACGACCGTTATTACAGTTACAATGTATTGCCGTATGTCTCGTTCGAAAAATATTTCTTTGACAAGGCGACTTTGGGCGTGATTTACAACGCGATGGATAAAGAAATCCAGTCGAATTCCCACCGCATCGAAGAGGCAAACGCCAATGCGCAATCGTATGGCGTGAACCTTTCCCTTGAAAAAGCGAATTTGTTTGTGAAGGGGCTTTCGGCTGCGCTCTCGTTCAGCTACGCCTTCGGTAAAGAGGCAGTCATAGATACGAGCCATACTTATTACTACGGCTGGGACAAAGAGAATGTTCGCGAAGCGAATACCGCTTTTGGCGAAATTTCTATGGGTGGGGCGTCGCATATCGAACGCGAAAACCAGACGATTGTCGCGCCCTGGAATTTTGACTACGCGTTCACGCAAAACCACATTCTCACCTGGAGCGGCCTTTACCGTTACGAATCGCAAGATCCGGAAGACAAGCGCGTCGCTAAAGGTCAGGCGCTTAACAGTGCCGGATTCCCCGGGCACAGCCATTCCGTTGTAACGGGGCTTTCTCTCGAAAATAACTTCTGGAACGAACGAATCCAGAATGTGGCGGGCGTCAAGGGATATTACTACTCCATCAAGGCTGACGACGACGGCGAAAAGCGTATACAGCAGTTGACAGACGACTATGCCGAAAATAGGGATTTCGGTTACAGCGAAAATCTCCGCGTCAAATTGATTGACAATTTGTCTGTAGTTGAACAGTTTGCCGTCAAGGGAGGCTACCAGCATAGCCTGCGATTCCCGACCCGCGAAGAAATCTTTGGCGACGGAATGTATGTGCAGTGTTCCCCGAACTTAAAACCCGAAAAGTCCGACAACTTTACCGCAGGTGCCGAACTGGATATGCGGCAGATTCCGCTGCTCTTGAAGCTGCATCTGGAATTCAACTGGTTCTACATGCTCATGGAAGACCGCATTTATTGGAACAACTACGCGTCGGTTCCGCGCCCGTACTACAACAGTGTTGGCACCAAGACGACCGGCTTTGAAATTGATGCCGCAGTTGATGTGAACGAATACATTTCATTTTCTTACAACCTCACCAGGCAAGAAGCTGAAAGCCGCGAAGCGGATTTGGCCTACGGAATTGCCAAGGGACTGACCGTACCGAATATTCCTACGCTCTACATGAATTTTGGTGCGGAATTCCATGTGGGCGATTTGCTTTACCGGGATGATTTCTTCAAACTTTACTGGCTTGCCAATTACACTGACGAATATTATTACTCCTGGAAGGTCTCCAAAAGGCAAGACCGCACCATTCCCAGCTCGTTCACTCAAGATTTAGGCGTGGAATACTCCATTTTCGCTAACATGCTCTCCTGGAATTTCGAGGTGCGCAACTTCATGGATGTCCGGGTGTATGACAAGTACGGCGAATCCAAGCCCGGCCGTGCCTTTGCGACCAAAGTCAAGTTTACACTATAA